A single region of the Vicia villosa cultivar HV-30 ecotype Madison, WI linkage group LG4, Vvil1.0, whole genome shotgun sequence genome encodes:
- the LOC131599372 gene encoding uncharacterized protein LOC131599372, whose protein sequence is MKNVSVIMTIIMFILAQASYSLPTQPIAIVHCTAKCAVQCANKLDEELKYVECVAGCELACNNILSPATYQCTTCCAYSKLKSIKTDARDVNAIVNSCLKSC, encoded by the exons ATGAAAAATGTTTCTGTGATTATGACAATAATTATGTTCATTTTGGCACAAGCTAGTTATTCTCTTCCGACTCAGCCTATCGCTATAGTGCATTGTACTGCCAAGTGTGCTGTACAATGTGCAAATAAACTGGATGAGGAACTAAAGTATGTAGAATGTGTTGCTGGATGTGAATTGGCATGCAATAACATATTATCGCCAGCTACATATCAATGTACTACTTGTTGTGCTTATTCAAAACTCAAGAGTATTAAAACTG ATGCTCGTGATGTCAATGCAATCGTTAATTCATGCTTGAAATCTTGTTAG